The following DNA comes from Serpentinimonas raichei.
TCGAAACCGCCATCGACCGCATCGGGCCGCAATGGCACCACCTGTCCAAACGCGCCAAAGACATGGGCAGCGCCGCCGTGCTGCTCAGCCTGCTGCTGTGCGGCGGGGTCTGGCTGGGGGCGCTGCACGCGCGCTTCTGGGGGGCGTAGCCAGCCACGGCAGGGCCATCCTTGGCTTGGCGCACAGCTTGGCCGCATGACACAATGGCATCATGTACACATCCCCTGCCCCTTTGGCCGCCCCGGCCTTCTCGCTCTGTGTTTTTTGCGGCTCGCGCAGCGGTGAGAATCCGCATTTCGCGCAGGCGGCGCAAGCGGTCGGGCAGTGGATCGGCCAGCACGGCGGCCAACTGGTCTATGGCGGCGGCAACAACGGGCTCATGGGCCTGCTGGCCGACGCCGCGCTCGACGCCGGGGCCTCGGTGGTGGGGGTGATTCCGCAAAGCCTGGAGATCAAGGAACACGCCAAGCGCGAGTGCACCGAGCTGCACGTGGTGCCCTCGATGCACCGGCGCAAGCAGCTCATGGCCGAACGCGCCGACGCCTTCCTGATCCTGCCCGGCGGCATCGGTACGCTGGAAGAGTGGTTCGAGGTCTGGAGCTGGCGCCAACTGGGGTACCACGACAAACCCATCGGCGTGCTCAACGTGGGCGGCTTTTACGACCCGATGCTGGCTGCGCTGGGGCAAAGCGCGCAGGCCGGCTTCATGGACACTTGGCAGCTCGACCTGATCCAGATTTCATCTAGCATCGAGGCGCTGCTGCCGGCGCTGGTGCAAAACGCCGGCTTTGCGGCGCCGGATCGGCTGGAGCAAATTTAAAGCCGCACCCCAGCGGCTGCCGCTGCACTCAAATCGCCGTTTCGTCCTGCTCGCCGGTGCGGATGCGCACCACGCGCTCGACCGGGGTGACGAAGATTTTGCCGTCGCCGATCTTGCCGGTGCGCGCGGCGCGGATGATGGCATCGACGCAGCGCTCCACGTCTTCGGACTTGAGCACCACGTCGATGCGCACCTTGGGCAGAAAATCGACCACGTACTCGGCCCCGCGGTAGAGCTCGGTGTGGCCTTTCTGGCGCCCAAAGCCCTTGACCTCGGTCACCGTCAGGCCGGTCACGCCCTGCTCGGCCAAGGCCTCGCGCACTTCTTCGAGCTTGAACGGTTTGATGACGGCGGTGATTTGTTTCATGCGCAAAGGCTCCAACGAAATATGACTGGCCTGACTTTATCATGCCTCCCATGACTGCAGCAGCCGAACCGGTATTTCGTGCGCGCGCCCTGCGCAAACACTACCCCATGGGCGAGGTGCAGGTGCAGGCGCTGCGCGGCATCGACCTCGACTTGTACCCGGGCGAGTTCGTGGTGCTGCTGGGGGCCTCGGGCAGCGGCAAATCGACCCTGCTCAACATCCTGGGCGGGCTGGACCGACCCAGCAGCGGTCAGGTGCAGTGTCAGGGCCACAACTTGGGCGCGGCCGAGGAAGCCGAGCTGACGCGCTTCCGACGCGCCTCGATCGGTTTCGTGTTCCAGTTCTATAACCTCATCCCCAGCCTGACGGCGCTGGAAAACGTGCAACTGGTGACCGACATCGCCACCGACCCGATGCCGGCCGCGCAAGCGCTGGAGTGGGTCGGGCTGAGTGAGCGCCAGCACCATTTTCCGGCCCAGCTCTCGGGCGGCGAGCAGCAGCGGGTGGCGATCGCGCGCGCCATTGCCAAGCGCCCGGCCGTGCTGCTGTGCGACGAACCCACCGGCGCGCTCGATTCGCGCACCGGCGTGCGGGTACTGGAAGCGCTGCGGCGCATCCACCAGCAGCTCGGTGCCCTGACGGTGGTGATCACGCACAACGCGGTGATTGCCGACATGGCGGACCGCGTGATCTACCTCAGCGACGGCCGAATCGAGCGCGAACAGCGCAACCCGGCCCCCAAAGCGCCGCAGGAGCTGCACTGGTGAAGGCGCTGCAGCGCAAACTGCTGCGCGACGCCTGGCAGTTGCGCGGCCAGGCGCTGGCGATTGCGCTGGTGGTCATCGGCGGCATCGCCACCCTGGTGATGGCGCTGAGCAACTACCAGTCGCTGCAGCAGACGCGCGAGCGCTTTTACGAGGAACACCGCTTTGCCGATTTGTTTGCCAGCCTGCAGCGCGCACCCCTGACCCTGCTGCCCGAGCTGGCCGACCTGCCCGGTGTGCAACAGGCCGAAGGGCGCGTGCAGGCGCTGGCGCAACTGGAACTGGCCGGCTTCGAGCGCCCGATTACCGGGCAACTGGTTTCGCTGCCCCAGCGCCCCGGGGGCCTGAACCAGTTGTACCTGCGCAGCGGCAACTGGCCCGCCCAGCCTTGGGAGGCGGTGCTGGGCGAAGCCTTCGCGCTGGCGCACGGCCTGCAGGCGGGCGATGCGCTGGTCGCGATCGTCAATGGCCGCCGCCAGGAACTGCGCATCAGCGGCATTGGCCTCTCGCCCGAGTTCACCTACCCGGTGCGGCCGGGCGACCTGTTCCCCGACTTTGTGCACTTCGCGGTGCTGTGGCTGCCGCACGACACGCTGGCCGGTGCGCTCGATCTGGAGGGGGCCTTCAACCAGTTG
Coding sequences within:
- a CDS encoding P-II family nitrogen regulator, with the translated sequence MKQITAVIKPFKLEEVREALAEQGVTGLTVTEVKGFGRQKGHTELYRGAEYVVDFLPKVRIDVVLKSEDVERCVDAIIRAARTGKIGDGKIFVTPVERVVRIRTGEQDETAI
- a CDS encoding ABC transporter ATP-binding protein, with translation MTAAAEPVFRARALRKHYPMGEVQVQALRGIDLDLYPGEFVVLLGASGSGKSTLLNILGGLDRPSSGQVQCQGHNLGAAEEAELTRFRRASIGFVFQFYNLIPSLTALENVQLVTDIATDPMPAAQALEWVGLSERQHHFPAQLSGGEQQRVAIARAIAKRPAVLLCDEPTGALDSRTGVRVLEALRRIHQQLGALTVVITHNAVIADMADRVIYLSDGRIEREQRNPAPKAPQELHW
- a CDS encoding TIGR00730 family Rossman fold protein, with protein sequence MYTSPAPLAAPAFSLCVFCGSRSGENPHFAQAAQAVGQWIGQHGGQLVYGGGNNGLMGLLADAALDAGASVVGVIPQSLEIKEHAKRECTELHVVPSMHRRKQLMAERADAFLILPGGIGTLEEWFEVWSWRQLGYHDKPIGVLNVGGFYDPMLAALGQSAQAGFMDTWQLDLIQISSSIEALLPALVQNAGFAAPDRLEQI